One window of the Colias croceus chromosome 5, ilColCroc2.1 genome contains the following:
- the LOC123692056 gene encoding cilia- and flagella-associated protein 99-like, with protein MVYYYTSSNVKVLRNIIMDYGASTEVSPYEYMKTYIEKCPENIQDTKLSWIAEAFLGIQKHGEFLKEIAAHMSDELTEEDLDYFIIIFHAITFQITPTDMSYLYKCLFNLSKPLLSTFTNFLSNNEVLTYVSQVAQSSYDTNFITDKIISPLFNWQPYISEMAHNYAEYLKRIERRKAKPLTVPIQPNVLKRKGHQDHCPAPGSSPTPETPPNSLQKKGNKMLAKNIIDKKLKALHDKHKQKATQLLNTVKTNDFHFARGKSEKYYQKISNIKNELETDYKKTLPDTNKKIVTQNSAPKIKETVATVKRLNKRIQQTQNEEVEWLQDIISNCRNVHKIEQLQDFDRQEKERERLLDIERKHLMGQISYEEALIAKKKLKDENKKKYEDFIKEKQLWDEEIEMWRKQEMEKNKKQVEKLSLIELNLLEAKNNATLRKKEMAEKLKKESEEMIANAIKVKQEELERKINMIKEIKILSAIAKKAKVPKIIDLTESSGLGLLCEMSMAELQERLSSMKICLKEELDKKRKQIKDDKLAAKNGLIETKEDIKKFMSEREVVRKGKKNSNHQVTTSTSKEISDLKRILEEKRKLRIQLSA; from the coding sequence ATGGTATACTATTATACATCAAGTAATGTAAAGGTGttgagaaatataataatggaCTATGGAGCAAGCACTGAAGTATCTCCATACGAATACATGAAAACATATATCGAGAAGTGTCCTGAAAATATACAAGATACTAAGCTATCTTGGATTGCGGAAGCATTTTTAGGCATTCAAAAACATGgtgaatttttgaaagaaATCGCCGCTCATATGTCTGATGAACTTACGGAAGAAGATCTAGACtacttcataattatttttcacgccattacatttcaaattaCGCCAACCGATATGTCATATTTATACAAGTGTCTCTTCAATTTAAGTAAACCATTGTTAAGTACATTCACAAATTTTTTGAGCAACAATGAAGTGTTGACATACGTATCACAAGTAGCACAAAGTAGCTATGACACAAATTTCATAACTGACAAAATAATTAGCCCTTTATTTAATTGGCAGCCTTACATAAGTGAAATGGCACATAATTATGCTGAATACTTGAAAAGAATTGAGCGAAGAAAAGCAAAGCCATTAACTGTGCCGATACAGCCAAATGTGTTGAAAAGAAAAGGGCATCAAGATCACTGCCCGGCTCCAGGTTCATCTCCAACACCCGAAACTCCTCCCAATTCTTTACAGAAgaaaggaaataaaatgttagccaaaaatattattgataaaaaattaaaagctttacacgataaacataaacaaaagGCTACCCAGCTATTGAATACAGTAAAAACAAATGATTTTCACTTTGCCCGAGGGAAGTCTGAAAAATACTAccaaaaaatttcaaacattaaaaatgaattggAAACTGattataagaaaacattacccgacacaaataaaaaaattgttacacAAAATTCTGCACCTAAAATCAAAGAAACAGTAGCAACTGTTAAAAGGTTGAATAAAAGGATCCAACAAACGCAAAACGAGGAAGTTGAGTGGTTACAagatataatatctaattgTAGAAACGTTCATAAAATTGAACAATTGCAGGATTTTGATCGGCAAGAAAAGGAAAGAGAGCGACTTTTAGATATAGAAAGGAAACATTTGATGGGTCAGATTTCTTATGAGGAAGCGCTTATTgctaaaaagaaattaaaagatgaaaataagaaaaaatacgaagactttataaaagaaaaacagcttTGGGATGAGGAAATTGAAATGTGGAGGAAACAagaaatggaaaaaaataaaaagcaagtAGAAAAACTTTCtcttattgaattaaatttattagaagCCAAAAATAATGCAACGTTACGAAAAAAGGAAATGGCAGAAAAACTAAAGAAGGAAAGCGAGGAAATGATTGCTAATgctataaaagtaaaacaagaAGAATTAgagagaaaaataaatatgataaaagaaattaaaattttatcagcCATTGCCAAAAAAGCGAAAGTACCTAAAATCATTGATTTAACTGAATCATCTGGTCTAGGTTTGCTCTGTGAAATGTCTATGGCCGAATTACAAGAAAGGTTAAGTTCtatgaaaatttgtttaaaagaaGAACTTGACAAGAAAAGAAAACAGATAAAAGATGATAAATTAGCTGCTAAAAATGGACTGATCGAAACCAAAGAAGATATAAAGAAATTTATGAGTGAACGTGAAGTAGTTCGTAAAGGTAAAAAGAATTCCAATCATCAGGTTACCACTTCAACGTCGAAGGAAATAAGCGATCTGAAAAGAATTTTAGAAGAGAAACGAAAATTACGTATTCAACTTTCAGCTTGA